A genomic region of Polyangiaceae bacterium contains the following coding sequences:
- a CDS encoding chlorite dismutase family protein, which produces MSESKPGASHGHGEAALPSVDVLERGAPKDGQPQVLNRRLFMQLLVIEDRTTGPGSVGPGRVRESIERRGVGVVLYEDVNDPWSFGVLTWSEDPAAFTDVVRPAMVEQRSFRLRSEMTMLGRTYSTGYEQDLEYWMLKRPVETVTNPAWPWAIWYPLRRSGAFAKLEPREQGAILREHGTIGRAYGSQDLAHDIRLACQGLDTHDNDFVIGLVGSSLHPLSHVVQSMRKTRQTSEFITQMGLFFVGRVMR; this is translated from the coding sequence ATGAGCGAATCGAAGCCTGGAGCGAGTCACGGTCACGGTGAAGCAGCGCTGCCCTCGGTGGATGTGCTCGAACGCGGAGCACCCAAAGACGGGCAGCCTCAGGTGCTGAATCGACGCTTGTTCATGCAACTGCTCGTGATCGAAGATCGCACCACTGGACCGGGCAGTGTTGGACCGGGGCGGGTGCGCGAGTCGATCGAGCGACGTGGTGTTGGCGTGGTGCTCTACGAGGACGTGAACGATCCGTGGAGTTTCGGCGTGCTCACGTGGAGTGAGGATCCGGCGGCTTTCACGGACGTCGTGCGTCCCGCGATGGTCGAACAACGCTCGTTTCGGTTGCGATCCGAGATGACGATGCTCGGACGAACTTACTCGACTGGCTACGAACAGGATCTCGAGTACTGGATGCTGAAGCGTCCTGTCGAGACCGTGACAAACCCGGCGTGGCCGTGGGCCATTTGGTATCCGCTGCGCCGTAGTGGAGCGTTCGCGAAGCTCGAACCGCGCGAGCAAGGTGCAATTTTGCGCGAGCATGGAACGATTGGGCGCGCGTACGGATCGCAGGATCTCGCGCACGACATTCGTCTTGCATGCCAAGGGCTCGACACGCACGACAACGACTTCGTGATCGGTCTCGTTGGATCGTCGTTGCATCCGCTGTCGCATGTCGTTCAGTCGATGCGCAAGACGCGGCAGACGAGCGAATTCATCACGCAAATGGGCCTGTTTTTCGTGGGCCGCGTGATGCGCTAA